A genomic window from Litoreibacter janthinus includes:
- a CDS encoding sensor histidine kinase NtrY-like, with translation MGSHGRTASWDRLNRLRKQRRVQNIATLGLVVLGPVLAVLTYLGLGPFELDPTSSGIRLILLADLVYVLVVATLVAQKVGKIVASRRANSAGSQLHLRLTGVFALVALIPTVLVAVFAVVTLNFGLEGWFSDRVRNVVGTSLSAAQAYEQKQRDDLSDDAVRLAGYMNIAKQTTNFISDSDLRQVLTQAQEQVQRGLKEAFIVDGAGNLKARGNRSYRFDFEPIPEVAFEQAQSNRPVVIEDWPNNEFRALLLLTAYPDRYLYISRTVDGEILSLLDQTQETVRLYQQLENDRGKLLFEFGLIYLGFALILILAAIWLGLWFAERLARPVGQLASAAQRVGAGDLDVQVIEAKSGDEIALLGRLFNQMTRELKVQRETLLSNTEQIERRRRLFDSVLSSVTAGVIGLDADNKITFMNRSALRLLDLEDGEEVAHDLVEAVPEFASLLALLADTGAETAQEEVKLTRRGQLESLLVRIATRTSENGNLEGYVLAFDDVSELVSAQKMAAWGDVARRIAHEIKNPLTPIQLSAERLKRKFTPLAGDELESLEQYTDVIIRQTNDLRRIVDEFSKFARMPEPELREIDLMKLVRDAVVLQQSGQPGVEITLESSEAEILSELDQTMIGQALTNLIKNAGEAIESYQETGAHEGHSPEIRLSVNTSGKDVTLTISDNGIGLPEDRARLFEPYVTTRAKGTGLGLPIVKKIIEEHGGSLVLRDADPFDHTGHRGAMAVVKLPRLTAAKRKNVA, from the coding sequence ATGGGTTCCCATGGTCGCACTGCGTCTTGGGACAGGCTGAATCGGTTGCGGAAGCAACGTCGGGTGCAAAACATCGCGACGCTTGGCCTTGTGGTGCTTGGCCCTGTGCTTGCCGTGCTGACCTATTTGGGCCTCGGCCCGTTCGAATTAGACCCCACATCAAGCGGCATTCGGCTGATCCTCCTAGCGGATTTGGTTTATGTCTTGGTTGTAGCGACTTTGGTCGCCCAAAAGGTCGGCAAGATCGTCGCTTCGCGCCGCGCCAATTCCGCTGGGTCCCAGTTGCATTTGCGCCTCACAGGGGTTTTCGCACTCGTGGCGCTCATCCCTACAGTGCTGGTTGCTGTCTTCGCAGTCGTGACGCTGAATTTTGGTCTGGAAGGTTGGTTTTCCGACCGTGTGCGTAACGTGGTAGGCACTTCACTTTCAGCCGCGCAGGCCTATGAGCAAAAGCAACGCGACGACCTTAGCGACGACGCCGTGCGCCTTGCTGGCTACATGAACATCGCCAAGCAAACCACTAATTTTATTTCCGATTCCGACCTTCGACAGGTCCTGACCCAAGCCCAAGAGCAAGTGCAACGCGGCCTGAAGGAAGCATTTATCGTCGATGGCGCCGGAAATTTGAAAGCGCGTGGCAATCGATCCTACCGCTTTGATTTCGAACCGATTCCAGAAGTCGCGTTTGAGCAAGCCCAAAGCAATCGGCCCGTAGTCATCGAGGACTGGCCGAACAACGAATTCCGAGCGCTTCTGCTGCTAACGGCCTATCCGGATCGCTACCTTTATATCAGCCGCACCGTGGATGGCGAGATCCTGAGCCTTTTGGATCAAACACAAGAGACCGTTCGCTTGTATCAGCAACTTGAGAACGATCGCGGCAAGTTGCTGTTTGAATTTGGCCTGATTTACCTAGGCTTCGCGCTGATCTTGATCCTCGCCGCTATATGGCTCGGACTTTGGTTCGCTGAGCGGCTGGCGCGACCTGTGGGGCAATTGGCCAGCGCCGCACAACGTGTTGGCGCAGGTGATCTGGACGTGCAGGTGATCGAGGCCAAAAGCGGTGATGAAATCGCTCTTTTAGGTCGTCTTTTCAACCAGATGACGCGCGAACTTAAGGTCCAGCGCGAAACCCTACTTAGCAACACCGAGCAGATCGAACGCCGCCGCCGCTTGTTCGATTCCGTGCTGTCCTCTGTCACTGCGGGCGTAATTGGCCTTGATGCGGACAACAAGATCACTTTCATGAACCGCTCTGCCTTGAGACTGCTCGATTTGGAGGACGGCGAAGAGGTTGCGCATGACCTTGTGGAGGCTGTTCCGGAATTTGCCTCTCTTCTAGCCCTTCTGGCAGATACAGGCGCTGAAACCGCTCAAGAAGAGGTCAAACTCACTCGCCGCGGACAGCTTGAAAGCCTGCTGGTGAGGATCGCCACACGAACATCAGAAAACGGCAACCTCGAAGGCTACGTGCTTGCCTTTGACGATGTGTCAGAATTGGTGAGTGCACAAAAAATGGCGGCGTGGGGAGATGTCGCGCGTCGGATCGCGCATGAGATCAAGAACCCGCTGACACCAATCCAGCTCTCGGCCGAGCGACTGAAGCGCAAATTCACGCCTCTGGCCGGTGACGAACTTGAGAGCCTTGAGCAATACACCGATGTGATCATCCGCCAGACCAATGACCTACGCCGCATTGTCGATGAATTTTCCAAATTTGCGCGGATGCCAGAGCCGGAGCTTCGCGAAATCGACCTCATGAAATTGGTCCGCGACGCGGTGGTGCTCCAGCAATCTGGCCAACCCGGCGTGGAAATCACCCTTGAAAGCAGCGAGGCTGAAATCCTGTCCGAACTAGATCAAACCATGATTGGGCAGGCGCTGACCAACTTGATCAAGAATGCCGGCGAAGCCATCGAAAGCTATCAGGAAACCGGTGCACATGAAGGCCATTCGCCTGAAATCCGGCTTTCGGTCAACACGTCAGGTAAGGACGTCACCCTAACCATTTCAGACAATGGCATCGGGCTTCCGGAAGACCGTGCGCGGCTCTTCGAGCCTTACGTGACCACCCGAGCGAAGGGCACCGGCCTTGGCCTGCCAATTGTGAAGAAAATTATCGAAGAACACGGCGGCAGCCTTGTGCTGCGCGACGCCGATCCTTTTGACCACACGGGCCATCGTGGCGCAATGGCGGTTGTAAAACTGCCGCGCCTGACGGCCGCCAAACGCAAGAACGTGGCCTGA
- the trkA gene encoding Trk system potassium transporter TrkA, whose translation MKVIICGAGQVGWQIARHLSSEKNDVTVVDNNPELVARATETLDVQGITGFASYPDVLDRAGARDADMIIAATHSDEVNMVTCQVAHSAFSVPRKIARLRSQSYLTAIYSDLYRRDHMPIDVVISPEKEVAEAALQRLADPAAFDTESFLSGQAQLLGIQLEEDCPVLNTPLRQLTELFSTLRAVVVGVRREGSMFAPDPGDQLFDGDQVYVCAHREDVPRAMEIFGKTQSKQERVVIIGGGNVGLAVAQALEARTDRIRCKVIEKSRTIAERAANALERTIVLHGDGLSADLLAEANISRADAVLCVTDDDKTNLLAAVRAKAEGCPMAIALVNDPTLVPLMEPLNVDAYINPRATTVSSILRHIRHGRVRQIYSIGDAEAEVIEAQVLSTSPISGQRIRDISFPEGVLVGAIQKGSKVVRPEGGTRVEEGDIIVIFALTADVPEVERLLQVSVDFF comes from the coding sequence ATGAAAGTCATCATCTGCGGAGCGGGTCAGGTCGGCTGGCAAATTGCCCGCCACCTGTCGAGCGAGAAAAACGACGTCACCGTCGTCGACAACAACCCAGAACTGGTGGCCCGCGCCACTGAAACGCTGGACGTTCAGGGAATTACCGGTTTTGCCAGTTACCCGGACGTGCTGGATCGGGCTGGCGCACGCGATGCGGATATGATTATCGCAGCGACCCATTCAGACGAGGTTAATATGGTCACCTGTCAGGTGGCACACTCGGCATTTTCGGTTCCTCGAAAAATCGCGCGGCTTCGGTCGCAAAGCTATCTCACGGCGATCTATTCCGACCTCTACCGACGCGACCACATGCCGATCGATGTCGTGATCAGCCCTGAAAAGGAAGTGGCGGAGGCCGCATTGCAACGGCTTGCAGATCCGGCAGCGTTCGACACTGAAAGCTTCCTGTCCGGCCAAGCTCAGCTTTTGGGCATTCAGCTTGAAGAAGACTGCCCTGTTCTCAACACCCCGTTGCGGCAGCTAACAGAACTGTTCTCAACCCTGCGTGCGGTGGTCGTGGGTGTTAGACGCGAAGGATCGATGTTCGCACCTGATCCAGGTGATCAGCTGTTTGATGGCGATCAGGTCTATGTTTGCGCCCACCGTGAAGATGTTCCGCGGGCGATGGAGATATTTGGTAAAACCCAATCCAAACAGGAACGTGTAGTGATTATCGGCGGCGGCAATGTCGGCCTTGCCGTGGCACAGGCGCTCGAAGCGCGCACCGACCGCATTCGCTGCAAAGTTATCGAGAAAAGCCGCACGATCGCAGAACGGGCCGCCAACGCACTGGAGCGGACAATCGTGCTTCACGGTGACGGTCTAAGCGCCGACCTCTTGGCCGAGGCGAATATCTCGCGCGCTGACGCGGTGCTTTGTGTCACAGATGATGATAAGACCAATTTGCTGGCCGCCGTGCGCGCCAAGGCCGAAGGCTGCCCGATGGCAATCGCTTTGGTGAACGACCCGACCTTGGTTCCGTTGATGGAGCCGTTAAATGTCGACGCTTACATCAACCCGCGCGCGACCACCGTGTCATCGATCCTGCGCCACATCCGTCACGGGCGCGTGCGACAGATCTATTCCATCGGCGACGCTGAGGCCGAGGTGATTGAAGCGCAAGTTCTGTCCACGTCACCAATCTCGGGGCAGCGCATACGCGACATCAGCTTCCCGGAAGGCGTGTTGGTCGGAGCTATCCAAAAGGGCTCCAAAGTTGTGCGGCCCGAAGGCGGCACACGCGTTGAGGAAGGCGATATCATCGTGATCTTCGCGCTGACCGCCGACGTCCCAGAGGTCGAGCGGCTGTTGCAGGTCTCGGTCGACTTCTTCTGA
- a CDS encoding sigma-54-dependent transcriptional regulator, translating into MGDILIVDDERDIRELISDILKDEGFTTRLAGTSEACMAEINSEPPALMILDIWLKDSAMDGIDILKHVKRDNPDVPVVIISGHGNIEIAVAAIKQGAYDFIEKPFNIDQLMVVITRAMETSRLRRENNQLKRGEVASAEMIGESSAFKGLQAQLDKVTGSNGRVMLTGGAGAGKDVAAHYIHSNSNRAHAPFITVNCATVEPERMEEVLFGRESKERGVEPGLLEQAHGGIIFFDEVADMPLGTQSKILRVLVEQQFQRVGGNDKVRVDLRVISSTNRDLNQAIGAGTFREELYHRLNVVPIAVPGLEDRREDIPTLAEHFIDSFNKAQGLPLRKLTDDAITLLQTMQWPGNIRQLKNVIERVLILGPDKGDIEAKELPQSEGAPESDSGVSIGGNIATLPLREARELFEREYLMTQINRFGGNISRTAAFVGMERSALHRKLKSLGVVTSNKAGARIAQVQDDDMAATGSE; encoded by the coding sequence ATGGGCGATATTCTGATCGTGGACGATGAAAGAGACATCCGGGAGTTGATCTCGGACATTCTCAAAGATGAAGGTTTCACCACCCGTCTTGCAGGCACTTCCGAGGCCTGCATGGCCGAGATCAATTCAGAGCCTCCGGCACTGATGATCCTCGACATTTGGCTCAAAGACAGTGCCATGGACGGGATCGATATCCTCAAGCATGTGAAGCGGGACAATCCAGACGTGCCGGTGGTCATAATCTCGGGTCACGGCAATATCGAGATCGCCGTCGCAGCGATCAAACAAGGGGCTTATGACTTCATCGAAAAGCCCTTCAACATTGACCAGTTGATGGTTGTCATCACCCGCGCGATGGAAACATCGCGCCTACGCCGCGAGAACAACCAGCTTAAACGTGGCGAGGTTGCGTCGGCTGAAATGATCGGCGAAAGCTCTGCCTTTAAGGGATTACAGGCCCAACTCGACAAGGTCACTGGCTCGAATGGACGCGTCATGCTCACTGGCGGTGCTGGGGCAGGGAAGGATGTGGCCGCCCACTACATTCATTCCAACTCCAACCGTGCGCACGCGCCGTTTATCACCGTTAACTGTGCCACCGTTGAGCCAGAGCGGATGGAAGAAGTCCTCTTTGGTCGCGAAAGCAAAGAGCGCGGGGTCGAACCCGGTCTGCTCGAGCAAGCACATGGCGGTATCATCTTCTTTGACGAAGTCGCTGACATGCCCTTGGGCACGCAATCCAAAATCCTGCGCGTTCTTGTGGAGCAACAATTCCAGCGTGTAGGAGGCAATGACAAAGTTCGGGTGGACTTGCGGGTGATCTCTTCAACAAATCGCGATCTGAACCAAGCAATCGGCGCGGGCACCTTCCGCGAAGAGCTGTACCACCGCCTGAATGTGGTTCCAATTGCGGTGCCCGGTCTGGAGGACAGACGCGAGGATATCCCGACACTTGCCGAGCATTTCATCGACAGCTTCAACAAGGCGCAAGGCTTGCCCCTCCGCAAACTCACCGATGATGCGATCACTTTGCTGCAAACGATGCAGTGGCCCGGCAACATCCGTCAGCTAAAGAATGTGATCGAGCGTGTGCTGATCCTTGGCCCGGACAAAGGCGACATCGAAGCTAAGGAGCTTCCTCAAAGCGAAGGTGCGCCCGAGAGTGACAGCGGTGTCAGCATCGGCGGTAATATTGCGACCCTGCCATTGCGCGAGGCGCGCGAACTATTCGAGCGTGAATACCTGATGACGCAGATTAACAGGTTTGGTGGAAACATCTCCCGCACGGCAGCTTTCGTCGGCATGGAGCGGTCAGCACTGCACCGGAAGCTAAAGTCTTTGGGCGTCGTGACCTCGAACAAGGCAGGTGCGCGGATCGCACAAGTGCAAGATGATGATATGGCAGCCACCGGCTCCGAATGA